In a genomic window of Trichoderma atroviride chromosome 4, complete sequence:
- a CDS encoding uncharacterized protein (EggNog:ENOG41~SECRETED:SignalP(1-19)) — translation MFAKTAVVILAAVASVVSALPSSEPPSRVESAPRAKRTTHSGLATVYDQVLHGPPKYCGRKVFITNTGSGDGVGGKGNSVTIAVADTCPGCPSADSIDLSRGAFSSLTNGATTGNVNIDWHFCNTNGQC, via the exons ATGTTCGCCAAGACCGCCGTTGTTATTCTGGCCGCTGTTGCCAGCGTTGTCAGCGCTCTCCCCAGCTCCGAGCCTCCGTCTCGTGTTGAGTCTGCTCCCCGAGCCAAGCGAACCAC TCACTCCGGTCTCGCTACCGTTTACGACCA GGTTCTTCATGGCCCCCCCAAGTACTGTGGCCGCAAGGTTTTCATCACCAACACTGGCAgcggtgatggtgttggtggCAAGGGCAACAGCGTCACCATCGCTGTTGCGGATACCTGCCCTGGCTGCCCTTCTGCCGACAGCATTGATCTGTCTCGCGGAGCTTTCAGCTCGCTCACCAACGGTGCCACCACCGGAAACGTCAACATTGACTG GCATTTCTGCAACACCAACGGCCAGTGCTAA
- a CDS encoding uncharacterized protein (TransMembrane:15 (o18-39i60-77o97-116i137-158o164-189i201-220o260-281i293-318o358-384i405-424o436-454i461-480o500-521i636-655o667-691i)), with product MSVQLGVSGVPVIPQGTAYGLLIGLGVGFCGIVLVAIKIQRAYLSEDSSTSEMFMVANRSVGTGLTASAVFSSWMWINETVFSAAFCYKFGMAVPFWWATGLCFQIALMAALGVLAKIRVPYAHTSLEIIRMRYGKLGHLVFIVLNITNNVFGCASMILTGSQLIYGVSGMHFVAATILIPLGVVLYTAVGGLKATFLTDYLHTTIALILIIYFTLTTLTHDAVGGLGGLYDKVMATASENIIAGNYEGSLLTMKSLDSIIWGLILKFGNLALVVMDTAFWQKSFATEVKATVPGYNLAAIAIFGIPWGLGTVIGLTARAIHNTPIFPTYPGEFSPDLVNAGLVMPYTIKALIGDKGIVAFFVLLFMALTSTVSSSMIAVSSILSFDVYKTYIDPKASDKKIMRVSHLAVVFHAIFITGISLALNYGGADMTWIGYFRPILSCPGIIPLGLTLAWSKQTRLAAVASPILGFLTGLSVWLATAKSLYGTINIATTEASFPALYGAIASFFSPALYSVVISLYKPETFDWRRFLLIELAEAPKLDGPEPSLSSNREKDAITDKDTSESNSHGIGASNSPSENISVTASDPENAKTLDIGEKGNTSVSINSDPSTLDLDNVQHPFDEATLQELHRWYRIAWIFFVVVVLVTFVAWPMPLYRNYIFTKSFFSGWTTVAIIWQFLAFFAVVIYPLYDGRHAIVKAYRGVWSAISGTFSRS from the exons ATGTCGGTCCAACTGGGCGTATCCGGGGTGCCTGTGATCCCTCAGGGAACGGCATATGGCCTCCTGATAGGATTGGGTGTTGGCTTTTGCGGCATCGTTCTGGTGGCCATAAAAATCCAGCGGGCTTACCTTTCAGAAGATTCATCGACTTCAGAAATGTTCATGGTCGCCAATAGATCAGTAGGGACAGGATTAACAGCGTCGGCGGTGTTTTCATCCTGGATGTGGATCAACGAAACGGTGTTTTCAGCTGCATTCTGCTATAAATTCGGGATGGCTGTTCCTTTT TGGTGGGCTACAGGGCTGTGCTTTCAGATTGCTTTGATGGCAGCTCTTGGCGTGCTGGCCAAAATTCGCGTACCATATGCACACACATCATTGGAAATTATCCGGATGCGTTATGGCAAACTTGGTCATCTTGTGTTCATTGTCTTGAATATCACAAACAACGTCTTTGGATGCGCATCCATGATCTTAACTGGGTCGCAACTGATCTATGGTGTGTCTGGCATGCATTTTGTTGCAGCCACCATTCTCATTCCTCTCGGAG TGGTCTTGTATACGGCAGTGGGAGGCCTTAAGGCGACCTTTTTGACAGACTACCTTCACACGACTATTGCTTTGATCCTAATCATTTACTTCACCCTAACAACGTTAACTCACGATGCAGTGGGAGGCCTTGGAGGTTTGTATGACAAGGTCATGGCGACGGCCTCGGAAAATATTATTGCAGGAAATTACGAGGGATCCCTGCTTACAATGAAGTCCCTTGACTCGATTATTTGGGGACTGATTCTCAAGTTCGGAAACCTTGCTCTCGTGGTCATG GATACGGCATTCTGGCAAAAGTCATTTGCTACTGAGGTCAAAGCTACCGTGCCTGGCTATAACCTTGCAGCAATTGCTATATTCGGGATTCCATGGGGCCTCGGCACCGTTATTGGTCTCACTGCCAGGGCCATTCATAACACTCCGATTTTCCCGACATACCCCGGCGAGTTCTCTCCAGACCTTGTTAATGCAGGCTTGGTGATGCCGTACACAATCAAGGCTCTCATCGGAGATAAGGGAATTGTGGCCTTCTTTGTTCTCTTATTCATGGCTCTTACTAGCAccgtctcttcttccatgATTGCCGTCAGCAGCATTCTATCATTCGACGTTTATAAAACGTACATTGACCCAAAGGCATCGGATAAGAAGATTATGAGAGTCAGCCACCTTGCCGTTGTTTTCCATGCCATTTTCATTACCGGCATCTCACTGGCACTCAACTATGGTGGAGCTGACATGACATGGATCGGCTACTTCAGGCCAATCCTCTCCTGCCCCGGCATCATTCCCCTGGGTCTGACCCTTGCGTGGTCGAAGCAGACGAGACTAGCGGCCGTCGCATCGCCAATTCTCGGATTCCTCACGGGCCTCAGTGTTTGGCTGGCTACAGCCAAGTCGCTCTACGGCACTATCAACATCGCAACGACGGAGGCCAGTTTCCCTGCCTTGTATGGAGCTATtgcgtccttcttctctcctgcTCTTTACTCAGTTGTCATTTCTCTTTACAAGCCAGAGACATTTGATTGGCGACGATTCTTGCTCATTGAGCTTGCAGAAGCACCAAAGCTCGATGGACCTGAACCATCACTTTCGAGCAACAGGGAAAAGGATGCCATAACTGATAAAGATACCAGCGAGTCAAATAGCCATGGTATTGGGGCTTCAAATTCACCAAGCGAGAATATATCAGTTACAGCTTCCGATCCAGAGAATGCCAAGACTCTTGACATTGGAGAAAAAGGTAATACGAGCGTGTCGATAAATAGCGATCCAAGCACACTCGACCTTGACAATGTGCAGCATCCATTTGATGAGGCGACGTTACAAGAACTGCATCGTTGGTACCGCATAGCTTGGATCTTCTTTGTCGTAGTCGTTCTCGTCACTTTTGTCGCATGGCCAATGCCATTATACCGAAACTACATCTTCACCAAATCCTTCTTTTCCGGCTGGACGACGGTTGCGATTATATGGCAGTTTCTAGCATTCTTCGCGGTGGTCATATATCCTTTATATGACGGAAGACATGCAATTGTCAAGGCATACCGGGGTGTTTGGAGTGCGATTAGCGGTACCTTTAGCAGGTCATGA
- a CDS encoding uncharacterized protein (EggNog:ENOG41): MGDKIPAAADGLQAKGKKQIILNAFVMNTPGHLSPGFWRHPKNKTDQYTKLSFWTDLAQLLDKAQFHAMFIADTLGPYDVYKGPANVVPALASGAQYPVNDPLYLVPAMAAVTKNLIFGVTASLTYEKPYALARRLSTVDHLSEGRVAWNIVTSYLDSAARNHGLKEQIPHDERYAIAHEYMEVLYKLWEGSFRDGAVLRDRESGTYIASDGVVQILHKGKYFEVPGPHFCEPSPQRTPFLFQAGVSEAGNGFGGKHGEAIFVGGQTPEGVRKTVDNIRDVARQEGRNPDHIKVIVGMLIIVAATDEEAQAKRESYLQYADQEGALALFGGWTGVDLSGYSDDEDFRFTESPRLQSIVRRWSDTVPGTDNLPWTKRRIVEYLSLGGLGAKAVGSPTTVADELERWIEVSGVDGFNLAHVTNPGSFEDIIEFLLPELRKRGVFRSDVEKEGATAREVFIGSKRLPEDHPGSQYKWRAGEALPEYRQREIGKTASD; the protein is encoded by the coding sequence ATGGGCGATAAAATACCAGCCGCGGCCGATGGCCTacaagccaaaggcaagaaaCAAATCATCCTGAACGCATTCGTCATGAATACTCCAGGCCACTTATCTCCTGGCTTCTGGCGACATCCGAAAAACAAGACGGACCAGTACACAAAACTCTCATTCTGGACAGACCTTGCGCAACTCTTGGATAAAGCGCAGTTTCATGCCATGTTCATCGCAGATACTCTGGGGCCATACGACGTATACAAGGGACCTGCCAACGTCGTGCCAGCTTTGGCGTCTGGCGCTCAGTATCCAGTCAACGACCCGTTGTACCTTGTTCCTGCAATGGCAGCTGTAACAAAAAACCTGATCTTTGGCGTTACAGCCAGTTTGACCTATGAGAAGCCTTATGCACTTGCTCGACGTCTGTCTACCGTAGACCATTTGAGCGAGGGCCGTGTTGCTTGGAACATTGTCACATCATATCTCGACAGCGCAGCTCGCAACCACGGGCTCAAGGAGCAAATTCCTCATGATGAAAGATATGCCATTGCTCACGAGTACATGGAAGTGCTCTATAAACTGTGGGAAGGGAGTTTCCGGGATGGCGCAGTTCTTCGAGACCGTGAAAGCGGCACATACATTGCAAGTGACGGCGTTGTTCAGATCCTGCACAAGGGCAAATATTTCGAAGTGCCTGGGCCCCATTTCTGCGAGCCGTCTCCTCAGCGCACTCCATTCCTCTTCCAAGCAGGCGTGTCGGAGGCAGGCAACGGTTTCGGAGGAAAGCATGGAGAGGCCATCTTTGTTGGTGGCCAGACGCCAGAGGGAGTAAGAAAGACTGTGGATAACATACGAGATGTAGCGCGACAGGAAGGGCGGAACCCAGACCATATCAAAGTCATTGTTGGTATGCTCATCATCGTTGCTGCAACAgacgaagaagctcaagccaAAAGGGAAAGCTATCTCCAGTACGCCGACCAAGAAGGTGCTTTAGCTCTATTCGGTGGATGGACTGGCGTCGATCTTTCTGGCTACTccgacgatgaagatttTCGCTTCACAGAGTCTCCAAGATTGCAGTCAATTGTCAGAAGGTGGTCAGACACTGTTCCAGGTACTGACAATCTTCCAtggacaaagagaagaattgTGGAATATCTCAGCCTGGGCGGCCTTGGTGCAAAGGCAGTCGGAAGCCCAACAACAGTAGCGGATGAGCTAGAGAGGTGGATTGAGGTATCTGGAGTAGATGGATTCAACCTAGCTCACGTTACAAATCCGGGTAGTTTCGAGGACATCATCgagtttcttcttcctgaGCTGAGGAAGCGAGGTGTCTTCCGAAGCGATGTTGAGAAGGAGGGCGCAACGGCAAGAGAAGTGTTTATTGGGTCGAAGAGGCTGCCAGAGGATCACCCAGGCAGTCAGTACAAGTGGCGGGCCGGCGAGGCTCTGCCAGAATATCGCCAGAGAGAAATCGGGAAGACGGCTAGCGATTAG
- a CDS encoding uncharacterized protein (EggNog:ENOG41), with product MSQDKAPKLSTHEFDLVITKRRRFRAAKACYPCRRRKVKCNFGQPCESCAIRGHPDLCSYTLAPDVNHPSRASNVSNPGSSAPSESDVTAASLANDISQGLYVNPIAPYNTRVHLGPESLPSLLTTFQNLSSLQRLQGGSSPPIAAFKPSTNPQTIFELLCLQDSGALMPFANLWKPTDGPEVIYSALPEDEQIKSYVQYFQTSLFRILPFTINFVQFEAALSRFLCARRNNPDAALQTPPAECTLTWFGLLFGILACSAQLRYDQESELLKAGVFACCSMQCLRLNNFISFPDTHTIQALILLVNFLQNQANAGASWSILGLTIRLAQTLGLHCSPDPDDVAIKQKGEATVNYYIWRSLIWQDTLVSLWYGRPSCITVLDDISPAQESSRQYPFTHSCNHLFITANKISQATNKAKFSKRQLSLLEIRDFKKVVDQIVARSASHLQNASVCRNRDDCIQHHFFREFVDSVVLCLYRPVMLSYGDEYSKELTDTHLERCRSVLRTYLELLRLDCPIRRSWVFVHVTLSCALTLALAANTQEDVSDKTFLYEFLETFSQANIFPNVPSYQNALRLLRQSLNACD from the exons ATGTCCCAAGACAAGGCGCCAAAGCTCTCCACCCATGAATTCGACTTGGTCATCACGAAGCGGCGAAGGTTCCGAGCAGCAAAGGCGTGTTATCCGTGCAGGCGACGCAAAGTCAAGTGCAACTTTGGCCAGCCTTGCGAGAGTTGCGCCATCCGTGGACACCCCGATCTTTGCAGTTATACTCTAGCTCCGGATGTCAACCACCCGTCTAGAGCTAGTAACGTCTCTAATCCGGGCTCATCCGCACCCAGCGAAAGCGATGTCACGGCCGCTAGCCTTGCCAACGATATATCTCAAGGACTTTATGTGAACCCGATTGCCCCGTATAATACTAGGGTTCATCTGGGCCCGGAGTCTCTTCCCAGCCTTCTTACGACGTTTCAGAATCTCAGCTCTCTTCAACGGCTTCAGGGAGGAAGTAGCCCGCCAATAGCTGCTTTTAAGCCCTCAACGAATCCGCAGACCATATTCGAACTTTTGTGTCTTCAGGACTCCGGGGCTTTGATGCCATTTGCCAATCTATGGAAACCGACAGACGGCCCTGAAGTAATTTATAGTGCTTTGCCTGAAGATGAGCAGATAAAGAG CTACGTTCAGTACTTTCAGACATCGCTATTCCGTATTTTGCCCTTTACCATCAATTTCGTTCAATTTGAAGCTGCATTGTCTCGTTTTCTTTGCGCTAGAAGAAATAATCCGGATGCAGCGTTGCAAACTCCACCAGCTGAATGCACCTTGACCTGGTTCGGATTACTATTTGGTATTCTCGCATGTAGCGCGCAGCTTCGCTACGACCAAGAATCTGAGCTGCTCAAAGCCGGCGTGTTTG CATGCTGCTCTATGCAGTGCTTGCGACTGAACAacttcatttcttttcctgaTACCCACACCATCCAGGCCCTCATACTGCTCGTCAACTTTTTGCAGAACCAAGCGAATGCTGGGGCCTCTTGGTCCATTTTAG GGCTGACTATACGTCTTGCGCAAACACTCGGCCTTCATTGTTCTCCAGACCCCGACGATGTTGCCATAAAACAGAAAGGCGAGGCGACTGTAAATTACTACATCTG GCGGTCACTAATATGGCAAGACACGCTGGTCTCTCTTTGGTACGGGCGGCCGTCTTGTATTACGGTTCTGGATGATATCTCGCCAGCCCAAGAGTCATCTCGGCAGTATCCCTTCACGCACAGCTGCAATCACCTCTTCATAACGGCCAATAAGATAAGCCAAGCTACCAATAAGGCCAAGTTCTCCAAACGgcagctctctcttcttgagaTTCGCGATTTCAAGAAAGTAGTTGATCAAATTGTCGCGCGGTCTGCTTCTCACCTTCAGAATGCCTCGGTATGCAGAAACCGAGACGATTGTATCCAGCATCATTTCTTCCGCGAATTTGTGGATTCGGTGGTGCTCTGTCTCTACCGTCCAGTCATGCTCTCGTATGGCGATGAGTACAGCAAAGAACTCACAGACACCCATCTGGAGCGCTGCCGCTCTGTTCTTCGCACGTATCTGGAACTGCTCAGGCTCGATTGCCCGATTCGGAGATCGTGGGTTTTTGTTCACGTCACGCTCAGCTGTGCCCTGACGCTCGCGTTGGCTGCGAACACGCAGGAAGATGTTTCCGATAAGACGTTTCTATATGAGTTTTTGGAGACTTTCTCTCAAGCAAATATTTTTCCCAATGTACCTTCATACCAAAATGCATTACGACTGCTTCGACAGTCATTAAATGCATGCGATTGA